Within the Syntrophorhabdus sp. genome, the region TCCTGAACTCCCTGGTCGGCGCCGATGGCGGACGCAACCTCATCAACATCGTCATCGTCCTGACGGTGCTTGCCTTCGCACCGGCCATCCTTCTTCTCATGAGCTCCTTCACGCGGATCGTCATCGTCCTGTCCTTTCTCCGGCAGGCCATGGGAATACAGCAGCTTCCCCCGAACCAGGTTGTGATCGGTCTTTCCCTCTTCCTGACCCTTTTCGTCATGGCGCCCACCTACGACAAGGTCAACGAGGCGGCCCTGAAGCCCTATCTCGCCAACAGGATCGGCTTCGAGGAGTTCATGGACAAGTCCACGAAGGAATTGGGCACCTTCATGCTCAAGTACACGAAGGAAAAGGACCTGGCGCTCTTCATGAACATTGCCAACCTGAAGAGACCGGAGGGTCCGAAGGACCTGCCTCTCAAGGTCATCGTTCCCGCCTTCGCCATAAGCGAGCTCAAGAGGGCCTTCCAGATAGGGTTCCTCCTCTACATACCCTTTCTCATGATAGATATGGTCGTAGCCAGCGTTCTTCTGTCGGCGGGGATGATGATGCTGCCGCCCATTTTCATATCTTTGCCCTTCAAAGTCATGCTCTTCGTTCTTGTGGACGGGTGGAACCTCCTCGTGGGGTCGATCATCAAAGGTTTTCAATAGGAGACGGAAAATGAGCCAGGACCTAGTTGTCCAGATATTCAGAGACTTTCTCAAATCGACGCTCGTCCTCATGTCGCCCCTTCTCGTGGCGTCCATAGCGGTGGGCCTCATCATCAGCATCTTTCAGGCGGCCACGCAGATCCACGAGATGACCCTCGTCTTCGTGCCGAAGATCCTTGTCATCTCGGTCTGCCTCATAGTCCTCTTTCCCTGGATGATGAATTTCGCCATTTCCTTCACGGCGAATCTCATCAGCAACATACCACTGTACGTGAGATAGATGACGGAGATAGCCATAACATTCGAGATACAGAGATTCCTCCTCGTCTTCTTCCGCGTGGCGGCGGTGCTGTTCATGATACCGCTCTTCGCGTCCCGGTCCGTCTCCGCACTGTTCAAGGGCGGGCTTTCCCTCATGATCGCCTATCTTCTCTACGATCTCGTGAAGGCACCCGCGACCGTGCAGCAGGACTCCTTCCTTCTCTTTGTCCTCTGCGCGAAGGAAGTGTTCATCGGGGCTACGATCGGGTTTGTCGTCCGTCTCGTCTTTGTCTCGGCGAGCATGTCGGGCGAGATCATATCACTCCAGGCCGGTCTCGGCTTTGCCCGCTTCATGGACCCCTATTCCCAGCAGCAGGTGTCGTTGCTGGAGCAGATCAAGAACCTCATCGCGCTCCTCGTGTTCTTCGTCATCGACGCGCACCACATGCTCATCAAGGGCATAGCTTACAGTCTGCAGGAACTGCCCATAGGAGCCATGTCCCTCAATTCCTCCCTGGCGGGATTCCTCGTCAAGGCGACGGGGAGCATCTTCGGGTCGGCCTTCAGGATAGGCGCCCCGATAATCGTGACACTCTTTCTCGTGGAACTGGCCTTCGGGATGCTTTCGCGGATGATCCCGCAGGCGAACATCTTCGTCGATGCCATCCCCGTGAAGATACTCATAACCGTGTTGATGCTGGGCATGTCGCTGGGATACATCGTGCCGAACATAAGCTCCCTCTTTCGGGGGCTGGAAACGGATCTCATCCGGGTCATCCGGATGATGGGATAGGATATGTCGGAGAATTTTCAGGAAAAGACCGAGCAGCCCACCGAAAAACGGCTGGAAGACGCGCGCAAGAAGGGTAAGATAGCGGTCTCCCGGGAGGTCAACACCTCCGTGATGATCCTCTTCTCGACCATTTTCCTGTACTTCACGGTCTCGAAGGGCTTCCAGGAGATGTTCAGGGTGTACGCGAACTTTGCCACGAACAGCAACATGGACGTGGGACCCGGCAACATGTACGACATATTCTCCTTCGCCCTTGTCAGATGGTGGTATATCGTGGTGCCCGTCTTCGGGATCATGCTCGTTCTCGGTGTTGCCGGCAGCGTCCTCCAGTCGGGGTTCATGTGGAGCTTCGAGGCTTTGAAGGTGGACCTTGGCAAGGTGAATCCCCTGCAGGGAATGAAGAACCTCTTCTCGAAGAGGTCCATCGTGGAACTCCTCAAGGGGGTCATCAAGATCGTGCTTCTCATCTACGTGGCGCGCAATCTCATCATGAGCCAGATGCCCGTCATCTTCGGTCTTTCCGGACAGGACACGGGCACCATCGTCGCCTTCCTCGGAGAGGCGTCCTTCGCCCTGACCCTGAAGATCGGCATAATCTTCCTCTTCCTGGCGGCTCTCGATTTCGCGTATCAGAAGTGGGACTACAGGAAGTCGATGATGATGAGCATGCAGGAGGTCAAGGAGGAGCACAAGGAGCGTGAGGGCAATCCGCTCGTCAAGGGGAGGATACGGAGCCTCCAGCGCGAGATGGCCCGGCGCAGGATGATGGAAGACGTGAAGACGGCCGACGTGGTCGTGACGAACCCGACGCACTTCGCCGTCGCCCTGAAGTACAGGGCCCATGAGATGCCGGCGCCGAAGGTCGTCGCCAAGGGCGCGGGGTTCGTGGCCTTGAGGATCAAGGAACTGGCGGGTGAGAGCCGCGTGCCTCTTGTCGAGAACAGGCCGCTGGCGCAGGGTCTCTATCACGCGGTGAACGTGGGCGATTTCATTCCCGAGAAGTTCTACCTCATCGTGGCAGAGCTGCTCGCCGGGATCTTCCGACGCAGGGGAAAGGGGTCACTGTAAATGGGTGCCATGGCAGCCGGTCTGAAGAACAAGAGCGACATGCTCGTAGCGCTGAGCGTTGTCTTTGTGGTCATGATAATGATCGTGCCCTTGAACAGCTTCTTCATCGATATCTTCCTGTCGCTCAGCATCTCGGTCTCTTTGCTCATCCTCTTCATCTCCATGTACATCAAGAGGCCCCTTGATTTCTCCGTTTTTCCCTCCGTGCTTCTCATAGTGACCCTCTTCCGGCTGTCGCTGAACATCGCCTCGACGCGGCTCATCCTCGTCCATGGTGACGAGGGCGCGTCGGCGGCAGGACAGATCATCAAGGGTTTCGGCACCTTCATCGTCGGCGGGAACTATGTTGTCGGCGCCGTCGTCTTCCTCATCCTCATGATCATCAACTTCGTCGTTATAACGAAAGGTGCGGGAAGGGTCGCCGAGGTGGCAGCCCGCTTCACTCTCGACGCCATGCCGGGAAAGCAGATGAGCATTGACGCCGACCTCAACGCCGGGCTCATCGATGATACGACGGCCCGCAAGCGCAGGGAACGGGTCGAGATGGAGGCCGACTTCTACGGCGCCATGGACGGTTCCAGCAAGTTCGTCCGTGGTGATGCCATCGCCGGTATCATCATCATCTTCGTGAACATCATCGGTGGCCTGGTCATCGGTGTCGTTCAAAAGGGAATGGACATCAACAACGCCCTGTCGGTTTACACGATCCTGACCATAGGCGAGGGGCTTGTCGCCCAGATCCCGGCCCTGCTGACGTCAACCGCGGCCGGCATTATCGTGACCCGGGCGGCGAGCGAATCCAACCTGGGAAGCGACGTGGTGTCCCAGGTCTTCACTCAGCCCAGGGCGCTCGTGCTTGCTTCCTTCGTCATACTCTCCATCGGCATGGTCCCCGGCATACCGCTCGTGCCTTTTCTCATCCTCTCCTCCATCACGTACGGGGTGAGCCACGTCATGAAAAAGGCGCCGGAGGAGGAGTTGCCCGCGGTCCTCGAGGCTTCGGCAGAATCGAAGGAGAAGACCGAGCTCATTCAGCCCCTCGAGATACTGGAGGTGGAGATCGGCTACGGCCTCATACCCATCGTGGACGCCGAACAGAACGGTGAACTCCTCGACAAGATCCGGGCCATCCGAAAACAGATAGCCGTGGAGCTGGGCATCGTGGTCCCGCCCATGAAGCTCAGGGACAACCTGCAGCTCGGCGCATCGGAGTACGTGGTCCTGCTCAAGGGAATAGAGATGGGCCGGGGCAGCCTCATCTCGGGGAACCTCCTCGCCATGGGGCCGGAGGGGAAGGAGAGACCGGGGGACGGCATCCCCACGAAGGAACCTGTCTTCAACCTCGATGCCTACTGGATAGCCGAGAAGGACCGCGATGCCTACATATCGGAAGGCTTCACCGTTGTCGATCATCCCACGGTGATCGCGACGCACCTGACGGAGCTGGTGAGGAACAACGCCCATGAGCTCCTGACGAGGCAGGAGACCCAGAAGCTCATCGACAACATCGCCCCGACGCACCAGAAGGTGATCGAAGAGATCTCCCAGAATCAGGTCAACGTGGGTGTTGTCCAGAAGGTGCTGCAGAACCTTCTGCGCGAACAGGTCTCCATCCGGGACCTCATAACGATCCTCGAGGCGGTGGCAGACGCGTCGTCGTCCACGAAGGACCCTGACACCATCACCGAGTACGTCCGTCAGAAGATGGCGAGAAGCATCCTCAAGCCCTACCTCGTGGATGGTATCCTCAACATCCACATCCTGGAGAAGACGCTGGAGGAGAGGCTCCTTGGCAGCATACAGCCGACGGACCAGGGGGCGGTCCTGGCACTCGACCTCGGTTTCAGCCAGAAGCTGATAGAGAAGATCGGCACCGAGGCGAAGAAGGCCATGCTCCAGAGCTACCAGCCCGTTATCCTCGTCCATCCCCTTCTGAGGGGAAGACTGAGGAGGTTCCTCGACCGTTACATCCAGGGAATAACCGTTATCTCCCATAACGAGATACCGCCCCAGATAAGGATCCAATCAGTGGGGGTCATAAGGATCAATGAAGGTTAAGACCTATACGTTCGACGATATCCGTAAGGGCATGGATGTGATCAAGGAGCAGTTCGGCCCTGATACCATCATCATGGATATCAAGCAGAACAGCCACAACGGCAACGGCTGGACGAAGAAGGGATGCGAGATATCCATAGCGGTGGAGAACGACCCGGCAGCCACCGTGGAGACCGACCTCGGGGAGATCAGGAAGAAGACGGAGGCCATCTGGAGCGACGCGGCACGGTATCTCACGGAACGCCTCGTGTCCATCGAGACGGACATGCTCCTCGACAGGCTCAAGGCCTATCCCATGCCGCTCAAGATCCTCCATGACAGACTGGTGAGGGCGGGCCTCGACAGGCACGTCACCATGTCCCTTCTTTCCGAGGTGTTCGCGGAGATAGGGTCAATAGCGGAGAACAGCACCAAGGCCCTCTTCTTTACGAAGGCGAAGCTGGGCAAACACATTTCCCTGTGTGACATCATGGCGGCGGAGGAGCCACTCCTTATCATCGGTCCCGCCGGGTCGGGAAAGACGGAGACCGCGAAGAAGCTGGCCCGGCTCATGGACGAACGGGACCTTCATCCGTCCATCATCGCATTCGATCCGGTCAGAAGAGGCACCTATGAGGAACTCCGCGTCTTTTCCGAGCAAACGGCCATCCCCTTCCAGTTCGCGGCGAGCATCGATGATCTTCGGCGCAAGGCACATGAGGGGAGCGGCAAGAAGCTCATAGATGTAACGGGCCACCTGACCTACCAGGGAGAGGTTGTGGACAACTTCAAGGAATTGAAGAAGATCGTCGTCTTCCCGGCGGGAACGAGGGATGAGACGATGGAGCACTACCTCAACATCATGGACGGGACGGCCATAGCCGGGCTCATCTTCACCAAGCTTGACGAGGAAGAGCGCCTGGGCCACCTGTGCAACAGCATCCTGAGGCTCTCGCGGCCCATCGCCGCGCTGACGAAGGGGGCCGGTCTGGGGGACATCGTCATCCCCGACCTTGAAACATTCGGCAGAATACTCATAGAGGGGAAGGCATGGTAGGAAACGGAAGCAGAACGATCGCGATCACGAGCGGCAAGGGCGGAGTGGGCAAATCCTCGATAGCGTCGAACATGGCCTATCTTCTCGGGAAAATGAAGAGGTCCACCTTCATTCTCGATGCGGACCTGTCGCTGGGAAACATCGACATCATGTTCGGCATGGTCCCGAAATTCAACGTGCGCGATGTCATCGAGGGAACCCGCGAAATAGGCGAGGTCATCCTCGAAGGGCCCTGCGGGATAAAGATCATACCGGCCACCTCCGGGGTGAGCGAGTTCTCTCAGCTCGATGAGGAGGGAAGGACGATCCTCATGAGCTCCCTCGGCACCCTGCCGCGGCATGATTTCCTCCTCGTCGACACCTCCGCGGGGATCTCCTCCAACGTCGTCTATTTCAACGCCATGAGCCACGACATCCTCGTCGTGGTCACGCCGGACCCGGCAAGCATCACCGATTCCTACGCGATGGTGAAGGTGTTGAGCACGAAGACGGGCAGGAAGGACTTCAATATCGTGGTCAACATGGTGAGGGAAGAGAAAGAGGCCCTCGAACTGTTCAGGAAGGTTGTCGGCGTCACCGACAGGTTTCTCGATGTATACCTCAATTACTTCGGTTACATACCTCTCGATCAGCATGTGAGCATCGCAACAAGAAAGCAGAGGCTCTGGGCGGAGCATTTTCCCGATGCTGTCGCGACGCGGGCGCTTGCAAAAATCTGTGACAGGTTGGTGTCATGATGACATGGAAAAAAGGATACGCAAAGACATTCAGAGACGAACGTGAAAGGACCATCGACGAATTCATTCCCATCATCAAGCACCTTGCTTACAAGGTGTCCCGGCGATACGAGGATGACGAGATCATAGAGGACCTCATTTCCGCGGGGATAGTGGGACTCCTTGAGGCGATGGAGAAGTTCGACGCCACGAAGGGCGCCAAGCTCAACACCTTTGCCTACCTCAGGATACGGGGCGCCATGATCGACGAACTGCGTTCCCGCGACTGGTTTCCGAGAAGCGCCCGGTCGAAGTCCAAGAAGATAAACGAGGTCGTGCGGAAACTGGAGAACAAGCTGGGAAGGCTGCCGAAGGAAGAAGAGGTGGCCGAGGCGCTGGGGATGGACCTCGACGATTACTTCAAGATGCTCAAGAATTACGGGAACCTCTCTGTTCTCAGCATAGAGGACCTCCACGAGCTCCTGGGAGAAGACCGCGACAGGATAATGCGCTACGTGACGGAAGAGGGCGACGACCCGGAGAAGTGTGCCGAGGTCCTGGAGTTGGAACGCATAATGGCCGGCGAATTCGACAAGCTGCCGGAGAGGCAGCGCTATGTCCTGAGCCTCTACTACCACGAGGACCTGAACATGAAGGAGATAGCACGCGTCCTCTCCATCACCGAGGCCCGGGTCTGCCAGATCCATTCCCAGGCGATCCTGAACCTCAGGGTGTCCATGAAGAAATACCTTCGCAATTAAAGGATTCAGGCGGGCTACCGATAATATGTCTGACGATTATGGAACGCGAAGAGATTCTGAAGAGACTCAGGAAGATAGACGTTTTGCCCACCTTTCCGGCGGTCATGGCCGAGGTCATGCGCGTCATCGAGGACCCGATGAGCTCCGCCGCGGACCTCGCGAGAACGATGGACCCGTCCATGGCAGGCGAGGTCCTGCGCCTTGCCAACACCGCCTACTTCGGGACGCGGAATTTCCGCAGGATCGCGTCCATCGAGCATGCCATAGCCATCGTCGGGCTGGAGCAGCTTTCCCAGATCATCCTCCACATGCCCTTTCTCTCGATGATGGGAGGTGAGGGCGGTCTCGACAGGGAGAAGTTCATACGGCATTCCATGATCTGCGGTATAACGTCCAAGGTCATAAGCCGCACCCTCCACGCGGGAGATGAACACGCCGTATACATAGGCGGTCTCATGCACGATATCGGGGCCATCGTCATATTCCGGTACTTCAGCGAGGAATGGATGGTGATGAGAGCTCTCGTGATAAACGAGGGCAGGACATGGACAGAGGCGGAGGAGGCCGTTCTTTCCTGTGACCACGGGATGATAGGGGCCTGTCTTTTGACCATGTGGAACATACCCCAGGCGGTGACCGACGGGGTCATGCACCACCACGCCCCCCTGAGGGCCGCCGGGAACGTGTGGAACGCAAAGCTGATCGATGTGGGAAATAGATTTGCAAAAAAGGTCGATCTGAGCGATAATTTCGCCAGTCTCGATGAATTTATTAATAATAACAAATACTTCATTCCCCTTGTCGAGGAGACGGGGCTTGAAGTGACGCTTTCGCAGGAACTGGACCTCTTCGAGGGGGTGTACGCCCTGATGAAGAACGCGAGAGGGCTCCTGTCCTGCCCGGGAGATGCAGGGGATGATCAAGGTACTGGTAGTTGACGATTCACTGGTGATGCGCAAGACGATATCGAGGATGCTGTCGAAGGACAGGGCCATCGAGGTCGTGGGCACTGCCGTTGACGGCAGGGATGCCCTCGAAAAGGTGGAATCCCTCAAACCCGACGTCATCACCATGGATGTGGAGATGCCTGTCATGAACGGCATCGAGGCCCTGAAGAGGATCATGGAGAAGGACCCCGTGCCGGTGATCATCATGAGCGCCCTGACCAGGGAAGGTGCCGAGATCACCATGGAGGCCCTGCAGCTCGGCGCCTGTGATTTTGTCACGAAGGATTTCACCAATGTGGGCAATGCCTTCTCCTCGAAAGAGGCGGAAGTGATCACGAAGGTGAAGAATGTGGCAAAGAACAAGGTCAGATTCCTCCTTCGCAAGCTGGACATCAAGCCGAAGACCGCCGTCGTGATCAGCCCGGACCAGAAGGTCCGTCATGAGGTCCTTGCCATAGGAGCCTCCACGGGCGGGCCGCCGGCCCTGCAGCATATCCTGACGAGGCTTCCCCGTGCCTTCCCGGTCCCCATCGTCATTGCCCAGCACATGCCCAAGATCTTCACACAGTCCTTTTCCCAGAGGCTTGACGCCGTGTCGCAGCTGCAGGTGAAGGAAGCGGAGGATGGGGAGACGCTGCGGGCGGGCATCGCCTACATCGCTCCCGGGAACACCCATATGGCGGTGAGGAGAAAGGGCAGAAGCGCCTTTGTTCAGTTCACGGACGGGACACAGTACATCTATCGGCCTTCCGTCGACCTTCTCATGAGCACCACGGCGGAAGCCTTCGAGAGGCAGTCTTTCGGCGTCATCCTGACCGGCATGGGCAACGACGGGCTTCAGGGCATGAAGGAGATGAAGGCGAGGGGTGGGTACATCGTGGCCCAGGACGAAGAGACCTGTGTTGTCTTCGGAATGCCGAGGGCGGTGATCTCGGCGAATCTGGCCGACGCGGTGCTCCCCATCGATAAAATATCGGAAGAGATCATGAGGGTGCTATGAGAACGCGGGAAAGAGAGGATGATCGCATGGAGGGTCTTGGCGGTGAGGAACTGGAACGCTTCATAACCCTTCTCAGGGACGGTGACAATTTCGAGAAGGGAAAGGCCATTGAAGCGCTGGTCGGATCGCCTGGAAAAGAGGTGGTGGAACGTGTGATCCCCCTTCTCCAGGAGAAGAACACACCTGTCAGGATGGCCGTCCTCGATGTTCTGAAGAGTATCGGCAGCATTCATCTCGACGGGGTCATCTCGATGCTCGAAGACGAGAACGAGGATATACGGGTCTATGCCCTGGAGGTCCTGTCCTTCCTCAGGGACCCGCGCTCCGTACCGTTCATCGTGAAGAAGTCCCGTGATGACGTGGACAACGTGAGGAACGCCGCGTGCATGGCGCTCGGTGAGTTCGATGATGACCGGGCCGTCATGGCCCTTCTTGACGCCCTCAAGGACGAGGAATGGATAGCCTTCTCCGCCATCCTGAGCCTGGGGAGGACGAAGAGCCCGAAGGCCGTTCCCCGGATCCTTGAGTTCTTCAGGGACAGCGGCGAAGAGCTTTCCGGTGTTGCCTGCGAGGTCCTGGTGGAATACGGTGACCATGCCGTGCTCGACGAGCTGTTCGATGTGATCAAAGGATGGGACAGGGAGAAGAGAAGCGTCTACCTCAGGATCATCCTCGAGAAGGGTGACGAGGAGACCTTTGAGAGGCTCAAGGAGAAGATAGGGGACGAGCTCTATGAGCATTTGCTCGGAAGC harbors:
- the fliP gene encoding flagellar type III secretion system pore protein FliP (The bacterial flagellar biogenesis protein FliP forms a type III secretion system (T3SS)-type pore required for flagellar assembly.); the protein is MKYLVIICLLLSLVALPAVASAKADKSAGSVNILNSLVGADGGRNLINIVIVLTVLAFAPAILLLMSSFTRIVIVLSFLRQAMGIQQLPPNQVVIGLSLFLTLFVMAPTYDKVNEAALKPYLANRIGFEEFMDKSTKELGTFMLKYTKEKDLALFMNIANLKRPEGPKDLPLKVIVPAFAISELKRAFQIGFLLYIPFLMIDMVVASVLLSAGMMMLPPIFISLPFKVMLFVLVDGWNLLVGSIIKGFQ
- the fliQ gene encoding flagellar biosynthesis protein FliQ, encoding MSQDLVVQIFRDFLKSTLVLMSPLLVASIAVGLIISIFQAATQIHEMTLVFVPKILVISVCLIVLFPWMMNFAISFTANLISNIPLYVR
- the fliR gene encoding flagellar biosynthetic protein FliR; this encodes MTEIAITFEIQRFLLVFFRVAAVLFMIPLFASRSVSALFKGGLSLMIAYLLYDLVKAPATVQQDSFLLFVLCAKEVFIGATIGFVVRLVFVSASMSGEIISLQAGLGFARFMDPYSQQQVSLLEQIKNLIALLVFFVIDAHHMLIKGIAYSLQELPIGAMSLNSSLAGFLVKATGSIFGSAFRIGAPIIVTLFLVELAFGMLSRMIPQANIFVDAIPVKILITVLMLGMSLGYIVPNISSLFRGLETDLIRVIRMMG
- the flhB gene encoding flagellar biosynthesis protein FlhB, with the translated sequence MSENFQEKTEQPTEKRLEDARKKGKIAVSREVNTSVMILFSTIFLYFTVSKGFQEMFRVYANFATNSNMDVGPGNMYDIFSFALVRWWYIVVPVFGIMLVLGVAGSVLQSGFMWSFEALKVDLGKVNPLQGMKNLFSKRSIVELLKGVIKIVLLIYVARNLIMSQMPVIFGLSGQDTGTIVAFLGEASFALTLKIGIIFLFLAALDFAYQKWDYRKSMMMSMQEVKEEHKEREGNPLVKGRIRSLQREMARRRMMEDVKTADVVVTNPTHFAVALKYRAHEMPAPKVVAKGAGFVALRIKELAGESRVPLVENRPLAQGLYHAVNVGDFIPEKFYLIVAELLAGIFRRRGKGSL
- the flhA gene encoding flagellar biosynthesis protein FlhA, whose protein sequence is MGAMAAGLKNKSDMLVALSVVFVVMIMIVPLNSFFIDIFLSLSISVSLLILFISMYIKRPLDFSVFPSVLLIVTLFRLSLNIASTRLILVHGDEGASAAGQIIKGFGTFIVGGNYVVGAVVFLILMIINFVVITKGAGRVAEVAARFTLDAMPGKQMSIDADLNAGLIDDTTARKRRERVEMEADFYGAMDGSSKFVRGDAIAGIIIIFVNIIGGLVIGVVQKGMDINNALSVYTILTIGEGLVAQIPALLTSTAAGIIVTRAASESNLGSDVVSQVFTQPRALVLASFVILSIGMVPGIPLVPFLILSSITYGVSHVMKKAPEEELPAVLEASAESKEKTELIQPLEILEVEIGYGLIPIVDAEQNGELLDKIRAIRKQIAVELGIVVPPMKLRDNLQLGASEYVVLLKGIEMGRGSLISGNLLAMGPEGKERPGDGIPTKEPVFNLDAYWIAEKDRDAYISEGFTVVDHPTVIATHLTELVRNNAHELLTRQETQKLIDNIAPTHQKVIEEISQNQVNVGVVQKVLQNLLREQVSIRDLITILEAVADASSSTKDPDTITEYVRQKMARSILKPYLVDGILNIHILEKTLEERLLGSIQPTDQGAVLALDLGFSQKLIEKIGTEAKKAMLQSYQPVILVHPLLRGRLRRFLDRYIQGITVISHNEIPPQIRIQSVGVIRINEG
- a CDS encoding MinD/ParA family protein — encoded protein: MVGNGSRTIAITSGKGGVGKSSIASNMAYLLGKMKRSTFILDADLSLGNIDIMFGMVPKFNVRDVIEGTREIGEVILEGPCGIKIIPATSGVSEFSQLDEEGRTILMSSLGTLPRHDFLLVDTSAGISSNVVYFNAMSHDILVVVTPDPASITDSYAMVKVLSTKTGRKDFNIVVNMVREEKEALELFRKVVGVTDRFLDVYLNYFGYIPLDQHVSIATRKQRLWAEHFPDAVATRALAKICDRLVS
- a CDS encoding FliA/WhiG family RNA polymerase sigma factor, whose translation is MMTWKKGYAKTFRDERERTIDEFIPIIKHLAYKVSRRYEDDEIIEDLISAGIVGLLEAMEKFDATKGAKLNTFAYLRIRGAMIDELRSRDWFPRSARSKSKKINEVVRKLENKLGRLPKEEEVAEALGMDLDDYFKMLKNYGNLSVLSIEDLHELLGEDRDRIMRYVTEEGDDPEKCAEVLELERIMAGEFDKLPERQRYVLSLYYHEDLNMKEIARVLSITEARVCQIHSQAILNLRVSMKKYLRN
- a CDS encoding HDOD domain-containing protein; translation: MEREEILKRLRKIDVLPTFPAVMAEVMRVIEDPMSSAADLARTMDPSMAGEVLRLANTAYFGTRNFRRIASIEHAIAIVGLEQLSQIILHMPFLSMMGGEGGLDREKFIRHSMICGITSKVISRTLHAGDEHAVYIGGLMHDIGAIVIFRYFSEEWMVMRALVINEGRTWTEAEEAVLSCDHGMIGACLLTMWNIPQAVTDGVMHHHAPLRAAGNVWNAKLIDVGNRFAKKVDLSDNFASLDEFINNNKYFIPLVEETGLEVTLSQELDLFEGVYALMKNARGLLSCPGDAGDDQGTGS
- a CDS encoding chemotaxis response regulator protein-glutamate methylesterase is translated as MIKVLVVDDSLVMRKTISRMLSKDRAIEVVGTAVDGRDALEKVESLKPDVITMDVEMPVMNGIEALKRIMEKDPVPVIIMSALTREGAEITMEALQLGACDFVTKDFTNVGNAFSSKEAEVITKVKNVAKNKVRFLLRKLDIKPKTAVVISPDQKVRHEVLAIGASTGGPPALQHILTRLPRAFPVPIVIAQHMPKIFTQSFSQRLDAVSQLQVKEAEDGETLRAGIAYIAPGNTHMAVRRKGRSAFVQFTDGTQYIYRPSVDLLMSTTAEAFERQSFGVILTGMGNDGLQGMKEMKARGGYIVAQDEETCVVFGMPRAVISANLADAVLPIDKISEEIMRVL